GCAGCGAGCGGTTCCCGACGTGCAGCGCGGCGAGCGTGCCGGCCGGTCCGTACTCGAAGCGCGACACCGCGCCCGACGGCGTGTGGCGCGCGCGGCGCCGGCCGAGCTCGTCGTACTCCGAGCGCACCACGCGCCCGTCCACCGTGTCGGCGACCACGCGGCCCAGCGCGTCGTAGGCGAAGGTGACCTCGGCGTCGGCGTTGCGCGCGGAGACCATGCGGCCGGCCCCGTCGTAGGCGAAGGTCGCGACGTCTTCACCGGTGACGCGGCGGACCACCTGGCCCATCACGTCGCGCTCCAGCGTCGTGGTCTCCCCCGCACCGTTCGTACGGCCGATCAGCTGCCCGGCGGCGTCGTAGCGGTAGTGCAGGGTGCGGCCGTTGAAATCGGTCTCGCTGATGAGGTTCCCGGCGGGGTCGTAGCGGTAGCGCCAGACCAGGCCTTGCTCGTTGGTCACCGACACCAGCCGCAGCTCGGTATCGTACGCGTAGGCGAGCCGCGCGCCGTCCGGGCCGGTTTCGGCCACCGGCAGGTCGAACTGCGCGTACTCGGTGCGGGTGGTGTTGCCGCGCGCGTCGGTGCTCTCGTCGGTGTTTCCGACGGCGGAGTCCTTCCACCGCCACGTCGCGCCGTCCGGCTCGATCCGTTCGGCGAGCTGGTCGCCCGCCGCCCATGCGAACCGGGTGACGGCGCCCAGCTCGTCGGTCACCGACGTGGTGCGGCCGAGCAGGTCGTAGGTGTAGCGGGTGACGGCGCCGTCCTCGTCCTCGACGGTCAGCGCCCGGCCCGCCGCGTCGGACTGGATCCGGGTGGTGCCACCGAGCGCGTCGGTGACCACGGCGACGTTGCCGCGCTCGTCGTAGGCGTAGGAGGTCCGGGCACCGAGCGGGTCGACGACACCGGTGACCTTGCCGCGCGCGTCGTACTCGTAGCGCCACGTGGCGCCGTCGGGGCCGATCGCGGCGACCGGGCGGCCCTGCTCGTTGTACTCGGTCAGCGACCGCGTGCCGTCCGGCGCGGTGATCGCGACGACCCGGCCGGCCCGGTCCCGCTCGTAGCGGACCTGGCGGCCCAGCGGATCGGTCCGGGTGAGCAGCCTGCCGTGCTCGTCGTAGGCGAGGCTGGTGGTGTGGCCCAGCGCGTCGGTCTCGGCGATCACGCTGAGCCGGTCGTCGAGGTGGAAGCGGCGCACCGCGCCGAGCGAGTCGGTGACGCTGGTGACGAGGTTCTCGCGGTCGTAGTCGATCGTGCAGTCGAGGTAGCCGTCGGTGCCGCGGGCCCGCACGACCCGGCCCGCGGCGTCGAAGCCGTAGCCGTACCAGCGGCCGTTGACGTCTTCCCAGCGCACGATCCGGCCGTCGGCGTCGTAGGTGAAACGGGTGGGTGTGCCGGCGGCGTCGACGACCTCGGCCAGCCGGCCGCGCGCGTCGTAGGAGTAGCTCGCGACGACCGTGCCGTCGGCAGCCCGCAGCGCGGTGATCCGGCCGCCCGCGCTGTCGAACAGCACCCGGTCGCCGGAGGAGTGGACCAGCTCCGCCGGCACCCCGTTCGCACCGGGCACCACGTCGATGCGGTTGCCGTCGCCGTCGAAGATCGTCCGCAGCGGGAACACGCCGTCGGCGGACTCCTCGAAGAGCAGCGTGTGCTGCTGCTGCGGATCCTCGACCAGGTAGCCGCCCTCGACACGTCGTAGCGGCCGTGCCGGGCCCGCCACCGGCAGCACCGGGGAGTTCACCGGCACGGGGTAGCTCTGGAGGCTTCCGTCGGCGAGCGCGACGTGCACGCCGTCGTCCTCGACCTCGAGCCGCTGGTCCACGGTGGAGCCCCACGACGGGCCGAACCAGCGGCCCGCGCGGTAGGACGAGATGTGCGTGCGCGACACCTCCAGCGGCAACGCCCCGGGGATCTCCAAGTCCGTCTGCGTCAGCAGCATCCACCCGGTCGCCACGTCGATCGGGTCGCCGCACACCGACCGGTCCGGCGGTGGGGTGCCGTTCTCGTGCGGGTTCGCGTTGCTGTCCTTGATGCTCTTGCCGCCGCCGGAGCCGCCGGAACCACCGGAGCTCGAGGTGACTGTCTTGTCGTCCCCCGGCCCCTTCGGGGTCTGCGCCGGAGGCGGTTCGGGGTCGGTCTTGAGCGGCGCCTCGTCGGTCTTCGGCGGTGGCGGGGCGCTGCCACCGCCGGTGGAGCCGCCGTCGCCGGTGCTGGAGGTGTGGGTGGTGTCGTCGCCGCCCTTGGACGCCGGTGGCGGTGTGTGGTCCTTGGGGGTGCCTCCGCCATCGCCGCCGGGGGTCTTCACTGGTGGCGCCTTCGGGGTTCCGCTGATGTCGCCGACCTTGGGCGGCGGGGTGGCCTTGCCGACCTTGAGGTTCTTGAGCGCCTTGCCCGCGTCCTCGAAGAGCGTTCCTGCCCTCTTCAGCAGCGGCACCAGGGCCTTCAGCGCCTTGACGAGCTTGGTGACCAGATCGGTGATCTTCGAGGCGGTTTTCGCGACGGCGGTGACGACCTGGGGGACGACCCAGGTGAGGCCGATGCCGAGGGTGAAGATGACCTGCAGCGCCCAGCTGATCAGGTGGCCGACGAGTTCGGAGATGATGTCGCGCACCAGCGTGCGGACCGCGGCCACGACCTCGCCGGCGGTCTTGACGCCGCTGGAGGCACCTTCGCAGCCCTTCTGCGCCGCTTGCAGGGTCGTGGACACGTCCTGTCCGCGCTGCCGGTAGGCGTCCGAGGCTGGTCCGGACCACGACTGCAGATCGGCTTTGACGGCGTCGGTCAGGTCCGAGGAGACGCTGCCGAGTTCCTTGGCGACGTTGGCCCAGGTCTCGGACTGGGCCTGGATCTCGTCGGCGTTGCCGGTGAGCGCGTTGAGGGCGTCCTTGAGCGGGCCTACGTGCTCCATCAACCAGCTGACACCGGCGGCGAGGATCGCGCCGAACGGGTCCATGGCCATCGACAGGGCGTCGAGCGCCGTGCCGACCGCGCCCATCGCCACCGAGGCCCAGTCGCCGCTCTCGATGGCGGTCGAGAGGTCGTTGGCGGATTCCAGGAGCGAGATGCCGGAGTACGCCTTCGTCGAGTCCTGGGTCTGCGCGATCAACGGGTTGCTCACACCAGCACGCTAGCAGCGGAGGGAGCACAGCGATCTTGGCCGCCGCGCTCCCCCCGCGCCCGGCAACTCGGCTCCGGACAAGTCGGGCGGCTGATCGCCGACTACCGATCCGGCCCGACGGTGCACGAGCTCGGTGACCGGTTCGGCGTCAAACAGCGAACGGTCAGCCGCATCCTCCACCGGCACGGCATACCGATGCGGCGCCGCGGCCTCTCGCCCGCGCAGGTCGACGACGCCGCGTCGTTCATGCGCTGATCGCGTCAGCCCCGTCGTATAGATCGTTATACGGCCTGCGAGCACCCGATCCGCTGCGCCGAACGGGCGAACGAACTCGAACACGTCGTCATAAGTCGCCAGCCTCGCCATCGGTCCAACGTGCATCCGCGCCAACCACACCCGGCCCAGTTCCCTCCTGCGAACGACGCTGCGGACCTACTCGCGCAGAAAGAACCAGACCAGCCCAGCATCCACAAACGTTCAGGTCAACGGCCTGCGATTCGCCTTCTACGGCCACACCTCGACCACCCGCCATCAAGACCGCGTGTCCTCACAGGGCTGGCAACGCGACATGGCCGACGAGTTGGTCGCGGGCCACGGCCAGGTCGTCGCCGCCTACTTCGACGCCGGCACCTCACGCCGCGTCCCATGGCGGCAACGCACCCAGACCGCCCGGCTCATGACCGCGGCCTCGAGTTCAGAATCCGCGATCGATGCGATTGTGATCGGCGAATACGAACGCGCCTTCACCGGCATCCAGTTCGCCACCCTCTACACCTGGCGCACTCGGCACGGCCTCCAGCTGTGGCTGCCCGAGACAGGAGGCCCGGTCGACCTCGCCAATCGCGACCACCGGGCACTGTTGGCGCTGCTGGCCACCCAATCGCAGCGCGAAGTGCTCCGCGCCCGCCACCGCGTCCTGGCCGCAATGCACAACCAGGCCACCCAGCAAGGCCGCTACCTCGGCGGCCGGCCGCCCTACGGCTATCAGCTCGTCGACGCCGGCCCCCACCCCAACCCCGCCGACGCCCGCTGGGGCCGGCGGCTGCAACGCCTTGCTCCCGACCCGCGAACGGCGCCGCACGTGAGCTGGATGTTCCGGCAACGCCTGGCCGGGCACAGCGTCGCCAGCATCGCCCGGCACCTCAACGAGCGCGGTGTCCCGTGCCCGTCCAGCGCCGACCCGGACCGTAATCGCCACCGAACTCGAGGCGCTTGGACCTTGCGCACGGTCGCCGTGATCCTGGCGAACCCGCGCTACACCGGCCGCCAGACCTGGAACCGCCGCGCCACCGACACCAGCGGCCCAGCGTCCATACCTGCACTGTCTGTGAAGGCCGCACATCCGGCACTCGTCACCGAACAGGACTTCCTCGCCGCGCAGCAGATCCGGGCGGCCCGACCAGCTCGCGACGGCCGGACCCGCCGGTTCGCGCTCGCCGGTTTGATCCGCTGCGGCGTGTGCGACCGGCGGCTGGACTCGCACTGGAACCACGGACGCCCGACCTACCGCTGCCGTCACGGCTACACCAGCACCCAGCTGGCGAGCCAAGAGCGAGCGAAGACGCTCTACATCCGCGAAGACCAGCTCGTCGACCAGATCAACATGAGACTTGAAGACCAGGTCAACGACGGCTGCACCAGGCTCGAGCCTGACCGAACGCGAAGCAGTCACGTCGCCACGATGTTACGAGGCTCGAGACAGTTCATCATCTGCGACAACGCCGGATGGCGACTACAGGAGATCGATTCAAGCTGAGCTACGATCGAACCAGTTCCAAGATCGCGTTTCGCGATCCGTGGGGTAATACTGTGTCCGAGACTTGAACCCCCATACGTGGGATATCTCCCGTGTTCGGGGAGATCATGCGACCATAGTAGCGCAGAGTAGCGACTCTCGCACGGACCATCTCCCCATCCTGGTGTGCGTCTTCACGACGCTGCCCGCCCTCGGCCAAGCCGCGCCCAGCGCTCATGCCGCGGCTCAGGGGGCACCTGCTCGTCCCTCCCCCGGTCCGTCCCCGGACCCCGCCCTTCCCGTTCACACCCTCGCGCGCGCTGGCTCCCCGCTGGACAATCCCCTCAAGGATTCGCTCGCTTCGAACAACCCGGGAACAACCAGAACACCGGCTACCCGCATTCGCTGACCTGGAGCTACTTCGGTCTAT
This genomic window from Amycolatopsis mongoliensis contains:
- a CDS encoding DUF6531 domain-containing protein, which codes for MSNPLIAQTQDSTKAYSGISLLESANDLSTAIESGDWASVAMGAVGTALDALSMAMDPFGAILAAGVSWLMEHVGPLKDALNALTGNADEIQAQSETWANVAKELGSVSSDLTDAVKADLQSWSGPASDAYRQRGQDVSTTLQAAQKGCEGASSGVKTAGEVVAAVRTLVRDIISELVGHLISWALQVIFTLGIGLTWVVPQVVTAVAKTASKITDLVTKLVKALKALVPLLKRAGTLFEDAGKALKNLKVGKATPPPKVGDISGTPKAPPVKTPGGDGGGTPKDHTPPPASKGGDDTTHTSSTGDGGSTGGGSAPPPPKTDEAPLKTDPEPPPAQTPKGPGDDKTVTSSSGGSGGSGGGKSIKDSNANPHENGTPPPDRSVCGDPIDVATGWMLLTQTDLEIPGALPLEVSRTHISSYRAGRWFGPSWGSTVDQRLEVEDDGVHVALADGSLQSYPVPVNSPVLPVAGPARPLRRVEGGYLVEDPQQQHTLLFEESADGVFPLRTIFDGDGNRIDVVPGANGVPAELVHSSGDRVLFDSAGGRITALRAADGTVVASYSYDARGRLAEVVDAAGTPTRFTYDADGRIVRWEDVNGRWYGYGFDAAGRVVRARGTDGYLDCTIDYDRENLVTSVTDSLGAVRRFHLDDRLSVIAETDALGHTTSLAYDEHGRLLTRTDPLGRQVRYERDRAGRVVAITAPDGTRSLTEYNEQGRPVAAIGPDGATWRYEYDARGKVTGVVDPLGARTSYAYDERGNVAVVTDALGGTTRIQSDAAGRALTVEDEDGAVTRYTYDLLGRTTSVTDELGAVTRFAWAAGDQLAERIEPDGATWRWKDSAVGNTDESTDARGNTTRTEYAQFDLPVAETGPDGARLAYAYDTELRLVSVTNEQGLVWRYRYDPAGNLISETDFNGRTLHYRYDAAGQLIGRTNGAGETTTLERDVMGQVVRRVTGEDVATFAYDGAGRMVSARNADAEVTFAYDALGRVVADTVDGRVVRSEYDELGRRRARHTPSGAVSRFEYGPAGTLAALHVGNRSLRFEHDLAGHERVRRFGAAELRQSWAPGDRLVAQTVVAGTRTTQHREYGYLADGYLASVTDAITGPRTLEVDRSGRVQAVVGRGWQESYVYHQTGVIARAQTPGAPTAGPREYRGTLLTAAGAVRYAHDPEGRTTVRGAGPAGPQWQFRWNAESRLTSVLTPQREHWRYRYDALGRRVAKQRLTPDGRVAEQVQFAWDGDVLAEQVRTGPGQPPVATVWEWEPGTGRALTQTERVLGAPDQRFHTIVTDLAGTPSELLEESGEVAWHRQATLWGKVLDGPGRTTTPLRFPGQYHDAETGLHYNLNRYYDPEVGRYLSHDPLGLDPGPDSQAYVHNPTALADPLGLAPTVTPCAAKKKQQAAASGSSKSKVSKAKQQLVGSGGAGPSKKAPKVKTKPDGNPAKSDGSYGTTKHEQARTWEKYQNEIKNDSTWKDPNKLVSGKTHESEHPIGYKAIGGDEFQRANAHEKQIRDGVNAGGRGPKTADEAANIKDARRMEDDAPAYQESAQAHRDNIGTGVRGEKDGSGFNADTYRESLGNTLREGRPSDGVQLNQLTYAHQHKDGGMIDNPAYISDKKTPGVPERIQNWEPNPHYKNDIETPNEPKMTHAEQPAPARDSFRPTAGTVQGKVADDSYHHMVDKMEGKSIEYSDGTGGVGVPGGTTHTPPVSHDDVIEMHTARDVVRDGANVSKEDMPMFIHDKEMGHRLGQPTDADKQKYWDDDVKDVDMSDQAVRDRIQAQQERMQQMVGQQRAGREPGWAADPDAMEVDG
- a CDS encoding recombinase family protein, with translation MADELVAGHGQVVAAYFDAGTSRRVPWRQRTQTARLMTAASSSESAIDAIVIGEYERAFTGIQFATLYTWRTRHGLQLWLPETGGPVDLANRDHRALLALLATQSQREVLRARHRVLAAMHNQATQQGRYLGGRPPYGYQLVDAGPHPNPADARWGRRLQRLAPDPRTAPHVSWMFRQRLAGHSVASIARHLNERGVPCPSSADPDRNRHRTRGAWTLRTVAVILANPRYTGRQTWNRRATDTSGPASIPALSVKAAHPALVTEQDFLAAQQIRAARPARDGRTRRFALAGLIRCGVCDRRLDSHWNHGRPTYRCRHGYTSTQLASQERAKTLYIREDQLVDQINMRLEDQVNDGCTRLEPDRTRSSHVATMLRGSRQFIICDNAGWRLQEIDSS